A region of the Sinorhizobium arboris LMG 14919 genome:
GCGCTTCGTCAACGGCCGGGGAGAGCCCATCAAGGCTGGCGGCCGGGTCATGAAGAACGTGACCGGGCTCGATCTCGTCAAGCTCATGGCGGGGTCCTACGGCACGCTCGGCATTCTGACCGAAGTCACCTTCAAGGTGCTGCCACTGCCCGCAGCGGCCGCGACCGTGGTCGTCTCCGGGCTGAACGATGCGGAGGCCGCCGCGGTGATGGCCGAGGCAATGGCGCAGCCGGTGGAGGTGTCGGGTGCGGCGCATCTGCCGGAAAGCGTGCGCAGCCGTTTTCTGGACGGCGCCTTGCCGGATGGTGCTGCGACGGTTCTGCGGCTCGAAGGGCTGTCGGCATCAGTTGCCATAAGGGCGGAGAAGCTTGGCGGAAAGCTCTCCCGTTTCGGGCCGATTTCGCAGCTTGACGAGGCGCAAACGAAAACCCTCTGGACGGAAATCCGCGACGTGAAGCCCTTTGCAGACGGCACCAGGCGACCGTTGTGGCGCGTCTCGGTCGCCCCTTCCGCGGGCCATCGGCTCGNCGCCGCATTGCGCCTGCAGACCGGCGTCGACGCTTTCTACGACTGGCAGGGCGGCCTGGTCTGGCTGCGCATGGAGGCCGATCCGGAGGCGGATCTGCTCCGCCGCTATGTGGGTGCGGTCGGTGGCGGGCATGCGGCGCTCCTGCGTGCGGACGAGGAGACGCGCGGCCGCATCCCGGCCCTTGAGCCTCAGCCCCCGGCTGTCGCACAATTGTCGGAACGCATCCGCGCCCGTTTCGACCCGTCGGGCATATTGAATCCGGGGCGGGTAGCAGCGTTGATCCCGAACTAGGCGAAAGGGCTTTCCGCCATCGTACGGTCCAAAAGATCGGTCTAAGACGACGAGCATCGATCCTCGCGATTTCCGGCCGGTCCAACGAAGATCAAAGTGATTCCAACGCCGCAAGGCGCCACATGGAGTACCCGGTTGCAGACCAATTTCTCCCCTGAGCAACTCGCCGACCCGCATGTCGCCGAATCGGAAACGATCCTGCGCAAATGTGTGCATTGCGGCTTCTGTACGGCCACCTGTCCGACCTACGTGGTTCTCGGCGACGAGCTGGACAGTCCGCGCGGGCGTATCTACCTGATCAAGGACATGCTCGAAAACGGCCGCGCGGCAGATAGCGAGACCGTCATGCATATCGACCGCTGTCTCTCGTGCCTTTCGTGCCTTACTACCTGTCCGTCGGGTGTCGATTACATGCATCTCGTCGACCATGCCCGAGTCCATATCGACAAGACCTACAAGCGACCGTTCAGGGACCGGCTCGCCCGCTCCGTCATTGCCGCCACGCTTCCTTATCCGTCCCGGTTCCGCCTGGCGCTCGGGGCTGCCGGTCTTGCGCGCCCGCTCGCCGGATTGCTGAAGCGGGTTCCTTTCCTGAAGACTTTCGGCGTCATGCTGGATCTGGCACCGAGCGCACTGCCGATATCGCGGGCGGCAAAGCCGGCCGTCTATGCGGCAAAGGGCACGCCGCGCGCCCGCGTCGCCCTGCTTACCGGCTGTGCGCAGCCGGTACTGAGGCCTGAGATCAACGACGCCGCGATCCGTCTTCTCACGGCACAAGGGATCGAGGTGGTCGTTTCGGCGGGAGAGGGCTGTTGCGGGGCGCTCGTCCACCACATGGGACGGGAGGAACAGGCGTTGAAGGCCGCCCGGCACAACATCGATGTCTGGTTGAAGGCGGCGGAGGAGGATGGACTCGACGCCATCATCATTACCGCGTCCGGCTGCGGCACCACGATCAAGGATTACGGCCATATGCTGCGGCTCGACCCGGCCTATGCGGACAAGGCTGCGAGGGTTTCCGCGCTGGCCAAGGACGTCACCGAATATCTTGCGACCCTCGACCTGCCGGAGCAAGAGCCACGGAACCTCGCGGTCGCCTACCACTCCGCCTGCTCGATGCAGCACGGACAGAAAATCACCTCGGCGCCGAAGCAGCTCCTGAAACGGGCGGGCTTTTCGGTGCGTGAGCCGGCGGAGGGGCATCTCTGTTGCGGTTCGGCCGGAACCTACAACATCCTGCAGCCTGAGATCTCGGCGAAGCTGAAGGCGCGGAAGGTCAGAAATATAGAGGCGACCAAGCCTGAAGTGATCGCCACCGGGAATATCGGCTGCATTACGCAGATCGCCAGCGGCACGGAGATACCGATTCTGCACACCGTGGAGCTGCTCGACTGGGCCTATGGCGGCCCGAAGCCGGCGGGGTTGTGACAGTCAGGGGGGGAGCAGACCCCTCATCCGCCTGCCGGCGCCTTCTCCCGCAAGCGGGGCGAAGGGACTCGCCGCGCGCTCCGCCTCCTCATCGATACCGGAGAATCGCTAGCGCAGCCGCTTGTTCCCTCTCCCCGTCAGACGGGGAGAAGGTCGCGGCAGCGGGATGAGGGGCCACACGCGGCGTAAACCGGGCGTCGAAGGAATCCTGCCAGTGCGGGCCTCCCTTAGGCCATCAACCGCCGAAAATCGTGCGGAAAATGTCGACGCCGCGATCGTCGAAATAGGTGTCGCCCGGCTTGCTGCCGGGGCCGATGACGACGACCTTCGTGCCGACGCCGGCGCGCTCATAGAGGTGTTCGACATCCTCGTTCATCATCCGGATGCAGCCCGAGGACATGTTCTGACCGATGGTCCAGGGCTGGTTGGTGCCGTGGATACGGAAGATCGTGTCGCGGCCGCCCTTGTAGAGATAGAGCGCGCGGGCGCCGAGCGGATTGTCGATGCCCCCCGGCTGTGTGATGGGCAGAATCCGGCCCTTGGCTCTTTCTCGCACGCGCATCTCGGCTGGCGGCGTCCAGCTCGGCCACTCGGCCTTTCGGCCGACCTTGACGACACCGGACCAGCCGAATCCGTCGCGGCCGACGCCGATGCCATAGCGCGTCGCCCGGTTCGGGCCGTCGATATAGTAGAGATACTTGCTGTTGGTATCGACGATGATGGTGCCGGGAGCCTCGTCCGTGCGGAAGCGAACCTTGGTGCGCCAGTACTTCTGCGGAGGCTTCTTCGGCTGGGCGACTCGAATGATGTCAGAACGTTTTTCGGCCACGCCGGCAATATCGGCCGGGCTGAATGCCGAAGCAGTTCCGGCAAAAAGAAGAGCTGTGGCCGCGACCGTGAGCGCGGCCAGCCTTTTGGCATGAAATCTCATTTACAATTCCCTCTGAACCCTCGATGCAAGCAATCAATGCGATTTAACCGCAAGCGTACGCCCGCGACACATCCTATAGTGCGAGGAAAGCGGTAGGTCATGTATCTCAAGGAACATCTGTTGCTTCAAAACCACGATTTCACGAGATGAAGAGAGAACAAGTGGAAGAAGTATTCTAATGTCACAGTCGCTATATCACGATGACCTTCGTGCCGACCTTCACCCTCTCGTAAAGGTCGACGACGTCCTCGTTGCGCATGCGGATACAGCCGGAGGAAACGCCGTAGCCGATGGTCCAGGGGGCATTGGTGCCGTGGATGCGATAGAGCGTCGAGCCGAGATACATGGCGCGAGCGCCGAGCGGATTGTCCGGGCCGCCGTCCATACGGGCCGGCAGAAAATGGCCCTTGGCTGCCTCCCTCGCGATCATTTCCTGCGGCGGCGTCCAGTTGGGCCACTCGGCCTTGCGCGTGATCCTGTGCTCTCCGGCCCATTCGAAGCCCGGCTTGCCGACGCCGACACCGTAGCGCCGCGCCTCTCCGCGAGCGGTGACGAGATAGAGAAAGCGGTTGTTGGTGTCGATGATGATCGTACCGGGCTTTTCCTTCGTCTCGTAGGCGACCATCTGCGGCAGGAACTGCGGGTCGAATTTGGACATTGACGGCTTTTGCCTGCGCGCGATCGATGCCGGCTGAACGGTTGCCGTGGCGGGCCGGCGGCTGAGTTCGCGCCGCCCGGGCATCTTTCGGGTGGCTGTCGGAGCTTGCTGGCGATAAACGACGCGCTCGCCGGTCAACTGCATCACCCATGGGGCGGTCAGATCCGGGCTGACGATCACGGGGGGCCGGTTTTGATAACGGTCCTGCGCACCCGCAGCCCCGGAAAGGATCGGGAAAAGGCACATGGCAAGACAAAGGGATTTCTTCAGCATCGGACGGACTCGCTACTTGGCCGAAATAATCTGGAGGAGCCCGGGTGAGCTGTCTCGCCAGGGTCTCGAATTCATTCCAACGGGGCGGGGCTGCGGGAATTCGCATGCGTTTTTCCGCGCTCCGTCAATGGCGCGATGCTCTCACCGGTGCGCAACCGAATGGTAAACGGTGCAGCGCTGAAGGGCGGTCCACGTCAATAAAGCTTTGAGTAGGGTTATTCGCCCCTTTATCGATGTGGTTTGCAAATGGTAAACGGAACAAAAGAGAAACAATGGAGAGAGGCGAGATGGCAGCAAGGGGCTTGATTACGGGGGACGACGGACTGGATCGCTGCGCCTGGCACGGCAATCTGGAAGATTACCGGCGCTACCACGACGAAGAATGGGGCCGCCCCGTCGCCGACGATTACAGGCTGTTCGAAAAGATCTGCCTCGAAGGATTCCAGTCCGGCCTCTCATGGCTGACGATCCTGAGAAAGCGCGAGGCGTTTCGCGCCGCATTTGCAAGCTTCGACTTCGACAAGGTCGCCGAATTCGGAGAGGAGGACATCGAGCGGTGCCTCGCCGATACCGGCATCGTCCGCCACCGCGGCAAGATCGTCTCGACCATCAACAATGCCCGCCGCGCGAAGGAGCTACGCGCGGAATTCGGATCGCTCGCGGCTTATTTCTGGTCGCATGAGCCGGATGGAAACGAGCGTCCGAAGACCGTCGACTTCGAGACCCTGATCGCCAATCCGACGACCCCCGCCTCGGTGCGGATTTCCAAGGACCTGAAGAAGCGCGGCTGGACCTTCGTCGGCCCGACGACGGTCTATGCCTTCATGCAGGCCATGGGCCTCGTCAACGATCATATCGAGGGCTGCTTCTGCCGTGCCCCGATAGAGGAGCTGCGCCGGCGTTTCGCACGTCCGGCGGCATGATTGCCACATCGGATGCGAACAGCGCCCTCCCCACTGGAGAGGGAGGGCGCGTTGTCTGGATCGGAATGCCTATCAAGGTTGGGCCGGGTAGGGCCTCGCCGCCTGGAAGGAGCGGAGCGCGTAGTATATCGTACCGGCTATGGCGACCCCGAAGAACCAGCCGTAGACACCCCACCATTCCGGCATGACGGATGTGAGGCCCGGCAGGATCGAGGAGAAGACGATCCCGATGCCGGCGGCGATCAGCGCGTTGACGTGCCAGCCGTTCTCGAAGCGGAACTCGCCGTCCTCGCGGTAGAGCGCCTCCACGTCGAGGCGACCCTTTCGGATGAGATAGTAGTCGACCATCATGACGCCGAAGATCGGACCCATCGTGTTGCCGATCATGTTGACGAAATGCGCGGCCCCGCCTTCCCAGGGCGCAAAGGGGTAGAGCACGAGCGCGATCAAGGCCG
Encoded here:
- the glcF gene encoding glycolate oxidase subunit GlcF, which encodes MIPTPQGATWSTRLQTNFSPEQLADPHVAESETILRKCVHCGFCTATCPTYVVLGDELDSPRGRIYLIKDMLENGRAADSETVMHIDRCLSCLSCLTTCPSGVDYMHLVDHARVHIDKTYKRPFRDRLARSVIAATLPYPSRFRLALGAAGLARPLAGLLKRVPFLKTFGVMLDLAPSALPISRAAKPAVYAAKGTPRARVALLTGCAQPVLRPEINDAAIRLLTAQGIEVVVSAGEGCCGALVHHMGREEQALKAARHNIDVWLKAAEEDGLDAIIITASGCGTTIKDYGHMLRLDPAYADKAARVSALAKDVTEYLATLDLPEQEPRNLAVAYHSACSMQHGQKITSAPKQLLKRAGFSVREPAEGHLCCGSAGTYNILQPEISAKLKARKVRNIEATKPEVIATGNIGCITQIASGTEIPILHTVELLDWAYGGPKPAGL
- a CDS encoding L,D-transpeptidase — protein: MLKKSLCLAMCLFPILSGAAGAQDRYQNRPPVIVSPDLTAPWVMQLTGERVVYRQQAPTATRKMPGRRELSRRPATATVQPASIARRQKPSMSKFDPQFLPQMVAYETKEKPGTIIIDTNNRFLYLVTARGEARRYGVGVGKPGFEWAGEHRITRKAEWPNWTPPQEMIAREAAKGHFLPARMDGGPDNPLGARAMYLGSTLYRIHGTNAPWTIGYGVSSGCIRMRNEDVVDLYERVKVGTKVIVI
- the glcE gene encoding glycolate oxidase subunit GlcE; its protein translation is MIVHFEPASEEGIASVVRSAAAERVTLAVVGGGTRAGLGNPVRADRTLSTRRLSGIVTYDPAEMTMSALAGTPLAEVEAALRAKGQMLSFEPMDHRPIFAMAGEPTIGGVFAANVSGPRRYVAGAARDSLLGVRFVNGRGEPIKAGGRVMKNVTGLDLVKLMAGSYGTLGILTEVTFKVLPLPAAAATVVVSGLNDAEAAAVMAEAMAQPVEVSGAAHLPESVRSRFLDGALPDGAATVLRLEGLSASVAIRAEKLGGKLSRFGPISQLDEAQTKTLWTEIRDVKPFADGTRRPLWRVSVAPSAGHRLXAALRLQTGVDAFYDWQGGLVWLRMEADPEADLLRRYVGAVGGGHAALLRADEETRGRIPALEPQPPAVAQLSERIRARFDPSGILNPGRVAALIPN
- a CDS encoding L,D-transpeptidase, whose product is MRFHAKRLAALTVAATALLFAGTASAFSPADIAGVAEKRSDIIRVAQPKKPPQKYWRTKVRFRTDEAPGTIIVDTNSKYLYYIDGPNRATRYGIGVGRDGFGWSGVVKVGRKAEWPSWTPPAEMRVRERAKGRILPITQPGGIDNPLGARALYLYKGGRDTIFRIHGTNQPWTIGQNMSSGCIRMMNEDVEHLYERAGVGTKVVVIGPGSKPGDTYFDDRGVDIFRTIFGG
- a CDS encoding DNA-3-methyladenine glycosylase I, whose protein sequence is MAARGLITGDDGLDRCAWHGNLEDYRRYHDEEWGRPVADDYRLFEKICLEGFQSGLSWLTILRKREAFRAAFASFDFDKVAEFGEEDIERCLADTGIVRHRGKIVSTINNARRAKELRAEFGSLAAYFWSHEPDGNERPKTVDFETLIANPTTPASVRISKDLKKRGWTFVGPTTVYAFMQAMGLVNDHIEGCFCRAPIEELRRRFARPAA